ACCTACTCCTTAAGAAAGATAAGAGAAAAATTTACCTGGTTTCTGCCATCGAGAGCAATTCAGATCAGGGAAATTTTGAGCAATGGGTTAGCGATGGGTTTGGGATGAAGGCTGTTCTGCATTCTTAAATTGACGGTGATGACACGCATCATTATTCGATATTACGATCCCAGCTATCCATATCTAGAACGAGCTATCCGTTCGATTCAGGGAGACTTTGATATTGTTGTATACGATGATGGAAGCAAGAATTTTCCTGATTTGGCTGGTGTTAAAAATAAATACCAAATCAGACGACTAGAGCATCGAGGGCCAACTTCTACGCTAATAAAGGCTCTGGTTGATGCAAAAAGAGAAAATGTACAACAAGTATTTATTCTAGATGGGGATGATGAGGCGCTAGAGAGCCTAACCAACTTCCTCAGCGCATCCTTACTATCACCTTATACAGCGGTTATTGGGCAGTTCAAGGATATACCGTCCCCAATTTACCAAGACCAAGGAAATGAATTATTTCGAGAAGCGATCGCTAATTTAAAATTCTGCCCTCCCTGCTTCAGCCTCAAGATTGGAGACTGGATTGAAGAATTGCCCAGCATCCTCAAACAAGTGCAAACAGAATATCTCTCCACTGGCACTTTATTTTTAGGCTTATTCCTCTCTGGTCAAACAGGGATTTCTGTTGCCGAACAAGTGATTATCTGGAGACAGCACGAAGGACAGACTTACAGACATCACCACCCCGAAAGACATTTAACTGGACAGAGAATTTGGCAAATCTACCATCAAAAAGCCTTCGAGGAATATAGCCAAATCTTGCATCTCAATCCCTATGATGCTGTTGCCTATTACAACCGGGGTAATACTTGCTCCAGGCTAGGCGATGGGCAAAAAGCAATTGAGGATTACACTCAGGCGCTGGATATCAATCCTAATTTTACTGAAGCTTACACTAATCGAGGGGTTGCACGCTTCGATTTAGGAGATACTCAAGGAGCCATTGACGATTATACCAAGGCATTACAGTTTAATCCTAACTTTGCCGTCGCCTACAATAACCGAGGAAATGCTCTTTCTAAATTGGGTAAATATCCAGAAGCGATCGCTGATTTGCAGGCATCTGTCCAACTTTTCTCTACTCAAGGGGATGTAAGTAACTACCAGCGATCGCAAAACCTCTTAGCTGAAGCCTATTTTAAAATGGGAGAAAGATTGTGGAAGCAAGAGCAGATTGAACAGGCGATCGCTTGTTACCAGAAATCGCTGGAGGTTAAACCTGAATTTGCTGAATCCTACTACGATTTGGGCATGATTTTTCAGCAAATCGGTAGGCTTAATGAGGCAATTATTCATTACAATAAAGTCTTAACAATCAAGCCTGAATATGCGAAAGCTCGTTATCAAATTGAGACCATATTAAAGGGCTATCAATTTTCTACAGACTGGTTTAGCCGCAACCTTGATATTTTGAATGAGCATCTTGAACCTTTATCTAAAATACCTGGATTAAATATTTTAGAAATAGGCAGTTGGGAGGGTCGATCTACTTGTTGGTTTTTAGAAAATATTTTGATAGATAATTCTAGCCGAATTATCTGTATAGATACTTTTGCAGGTAGTTTAGAACATCAAAGATATGATTTTGACTATATCAACTCGATAGAAATGCGGTTCGACTTTAATATCAGTCGGACGGGTGCAGGAGAAAAGGTACGCAAAATAGTAGGTAAATCTCAACAAATATTGCGTTCGTTACCCTTAGGTTTTTATGATTTAGTTTACATTGATGGCTCTCACCTAGCCAGCGATGTTCTGGAAGATGCCGTTTTAAGTTGGGCGCTTGTCAAAGTTGGCGGCATGATAATTTTTGACGATTACGATTTTAGTTTTGCGGACAATCCCTTCCAAAATACCAAGGTGGGAATAGACGCTTTTGTATCAGTTTTTTTCGGTAAAATTCAATTTATCCATAAGTCTCATCAAATTCTTCTAAAAAAACTTTTTTCTTAGGCTTGACTGGGTTTAATTACTGAAGACAATCCGGGTTCAGATAAGTTATAACAGCGGTATAATAACTGTCCGGAAAGTACATCACAGTTAGCGATTGGTTAAAAGTAAAGGGACAACCCGTGCAAACAAAAACGTAGTAACTTCGGCAAAGCCGAACTGCGATTGGTTGTTCAATATTTCTTAATATTTGGAAGCGAGAGCAAAATGAACCCCCGAGTGAGAAGAGTCAGCCTAGTAATAGCAGCCTTGCCTCTAGCAGGAGCCATCAGCTTAGAACAAGCCTTGGCACAACCCATTATTCCGGCTACTGATGGTACTGGTACCCTTGTCAACGTCAATGGCGATAGCTTCGACATCACTGGCGGTAAGCTATCAAGCCAAGGCGAGAATCTCTTCCACAGCTTTAACCAGTTCGATCTCAATCAAGGTGAGATTGCCAACTTCCTATCCACCCCCAACATTCAGAATATTCTTGGTCGAGTTGTCGGTGGAGATGTCTCCGTCATTAATGGCTTAATTCAAGTTACTGGCGGAAATTCAAACTTATTTTTGATGAATCCAGCCGGAATTGTCTTTGGCAACAACGCTAGTCTGAATGTGCCTGCATCTTTCACTGCCACCACTGCCAACAGTATCGGCTTTGGCAATAATTTGTTTAATGCTGTTGGTAACAATAATTATGCCGCTTTAGAAGGAAATCCCAACACTTTTGTTTTCACAGCTACCCAACCCGGTGCCATCGTTAACACTGGAAACTTAGCAGTAGGACAGGGAAAAAATCTCACCTTACTCGGTGGCACTGTTGTCAATACTGGGCAACTTTTAGCACCCGAAGGAAATCTAACGGTAGCAGCGGTTCCCGGCGGAAAATCCGTGCGGATTAGTCAGCCAGGAAACGTACTCAGTTTGGAGGTCGTGACTCAGAATTTTAATCCCCAATCCCCAATCTCTAATCCCCCATCCGTACCGCAGTTGCTGACGGGCGGGAAAGTTGGGAATGCGACTAAACTCACCGTTAATAGCAAAGGTCAAGTGGTACTCACGGGATCTGGTGTTGCAATCCCCACCGATACAGGTACTGCGATTGTAGCTGGCAACCTTGACACATCCGGGGAGACTGGCGGTAAAGTGCAGGTTCTGGGTGAAAAAGTAGGTTTGGTGAGTGCCAACATCAACGCTTCCGGCAGTCTTGGCGGCGGAACGGTGCTAATTGGCGGCGATTATCAAGGGAAGGGGACGGTACCGAATGCCTCTAGAACTTATGTCAGTGCAGACTCTTCGATCAATGTAGATAGCAAAAACAACGGCAATGGGGGTCGTGCGATCATTTGGTCTGATAAGGCAACTGAATTTTATGGCAATATCAGCGCCCGTGGCGGCAAGATTTCCGGCGACGGCGGATTTGTGGAAGTTTCAGGCAAGGAAAGCTTAACTTTCAAAGGCGCGGTGGATACGCTTGCGCCACAAGGTAAGGCGGGAACCTTACTACTCGATCCACTCAACATCACGATAACAGATCAAAGTGCTGGTCCGGGAGCGCAAGACGGTCAATTAACAGACAGCACAATTCTTGAGGGTGATGCTCCTGCAAATTTCATCATTTCGGAAACCGAACTGGAAAATGCCTCCGCCTCTGGCAATGTGATTTTGCAAGCGACTAACAACATCACTATCAACGATCTAACTACAGACGGGATTCTGGACTTTGACTTTGGACCTGGTACGTCAATTACTTTTACAGCGGACGCTAATAATGATGGTGTTGGGTCTTTTGTGATGCAGAATCCGGCGAACAGCATCCAGACAAATGGAAGAGATATAACGATTTCTGGAGCGAGTATCACTGTTGGAAGTATTAATACCGATAGCGGCAATATTCAACTAACCAGCAACAACGGCGCGATCGCTACCGGCAATCTAGACACCTCTTCTTTCTACGCGAATAGTGGCAATATCCTCCTCAACGCCACCAACGGCAACATTCTCACAGGCGATCTTACATCCTCTGCGACTGAAGGTGATGGGGGTCTGGTGAGTTTAACTACTAACACCGGCACAATTACAGTTAATGGCGATATCGATTCCTCCTCCACTTCTAGTTTTCAATCTATAGGCGGCGCAGTTACTCTAGAAGCTGGAAGTAATATCACCACAGGCGCAATTAATTCTTTTGCAGAAGCTGACATATTTTCCCTTGGAGATAACCCAGGAGCTACAGGAGGTAATGTCAAGATAACTGCTGGAGGCAACATTACAACAGATGCAATTAATTCCTCTGCTGTTGTTACTCTCGATGGTAGTGACATTTTATTCGATGCGATAGGCGGCTCAGTTACTTTAGATGCCCAAGGTAGTATTCAAACTGGCGATATTGATTCCTCTGCTACTGACCCCATCGTTGCTACAGGGGGTGCGGTCAACTTCACAGCTAAGGACGATATAATCACAGGTAACATTAATTCCTCTGCTACTGTTAATCCCCCCTCTGCCGATCTGGTTACTAATGCATTAGGTGGGTTAGTTAGCTTAACAACAGATAGCAATATTACCTTTAATACAATTACTACCCAAGCTAAAGAACAAGTAGATGGAATCGATGGCTCGCTCATTGGTGGTAATGCCACAATATCTTCTCTAGGAGTCGTTAAGGGACTGAATATAATTGGCGGCACTTCGGCAACCATCCTCACTAGTGGAGTGACGCAAGGAGGCTCTGTTATCATCCAGCATGATGGGGGGCAAGATAACTTTCAATTTATCGTCGGCGATGCAACTAACAACGGTACGGCGGGAGCGATTGATACGGGTGGAAGTAGTGGGAATGGGGCGCTAATTTCTTCTTCTCCTACACAAATAATTCCATCTATCGATACGCTGATTCCCAATAACAATACCTTCGAGGTGGGCAATCCTAGTGTTGATGGTATTCAGATAACTTTTATCAACCAAGCACCGACTTTGACCGCAAATACTCTGCTAACGGCTACTCAACAAAATCAGTCGATTACATTCACCGTTGCGAGTTTAAATCCATCTATAACCGATGCAAATAGCGATTTTACCTCAATACGCATTGATGCCATTAATGGGGGAACGCTGACCAAACAAGATGGTACCGTCATCGTACCGGGAACCATTTTGTCTTTGAGCGATGTTTTAATTTACACACCGCCAGCGGGCGCGACTGGTTTGCTCAATGCCTTTACAATTAGTGCGAGCGATCGCGTTTCCTTCTCAGCCCCGCAACAGCTCACAATCAATGTAGCTGAGCCAATCCCCACACCAATTCCAACTCCAATCCCCACACCAATTCCCACACCAATTCCAACTCCAATCCCCACACCAATTCCCACACCAATTCCAACTCCAATCCCCACACCTTCCCCAACGCCATTTTCTAGCGAATTATCACCACCGCAGGAGACGCCGCTGACACGAATACCGGCAACGAGAACCCTTGCCTCAGTCGAAATCGATCCAGTTGTTGCTCAAATCGACCAAGAGTTTACACGGCAATTCCAGGAATATTTGGGACTCGCTCCCGATATTCCCTTAAAAACCTTGGATGAGGCGCGTGAAATTCTTAACGAAATTGAGAAAGCAACTGGAGTGAAACCGGCACTTATTTATGTTGCTTTTGTGCCTGCAACAGTTACACCAGGAACGGCGGCAGATAAAAGTCAGCTCCTTTATCCCGCATCACAATCAGATATTCTTTGGCAATTCAACTCTCAGGGATTAGCCATAAATCAGCTAGCGCAAATTCCAGCTCAATCGTCAAACAATCCTCTCCCGCAGGATAACGACCAACTTGAACTTGTCATTGTGACAGGCAAAAAACCACCAATTCGCAGGAGAGTCACAGGGGTAACACGTCGTCAAGTTCTCAAAGTCGCCCAGGAATTTCGCTCAGAAATCACCAAGCCGCTCAAATCAAACCGTTACCTCAATTCCTCCCAACAACTCTATAAGTGGTTGATAGCACCCGTAAAAGCTGATTTAGAAGCTAGCAAAATCGATAATTTGGTTTTCCTTATGGATACTG
This genomic stretch from Coleofasciculus sp. FACHB-1120 harbors:
- a CDS encoding tetratricopeptide repeat protein, with protein sequence MTRIIIRYYDPSYPYLERAIRSIQGDFDIVVYDDGSKNFPDLAGVKNKYQIRRLEHRGPTSTLIKALVDAKRENVQQVFILDGDDEALESLTNFLSASLLSPYTAVIGQFKDIPSPIYQDQGNELFREAIANLKFCPPCFSLKIGDWIEELPSILKQVQTEYLSTGTLFLGLFLSGQTGISVAEQVIIWRQHEGQTYRHHHPERHLTGQRIWQIYHQKAFEEYSQILHLNPYDAVAYYNRGNTCSRLGDGQKAIEDYTQALDINPNFTEAYTNRGVARFDLGDTQGAIDDYTKALQFNPNFAVAYNNRGNALSKLGKYPEAIADLQASVQLFSTQGDVSNYQRSQNLLAEAYFKMGERLWKQEQIEQAIACYQKSLEVKPEFAESYYDLGMIFQQIGRLNEAIIHYNKVLTIKPEYAKARYQIETILKGYQFSTDWFSRNLDILNEHLEPLSKIPGLNILEIGSWEGRSTCWFLENILIDNSSRIICIDTFAGSLEHQRYDFDYINSIEMRFDFNISRTGAGEKVRKIVGKSQQILRSLPLGFYDLVYIDGSHLASDVLEDAVLSWALVKVGGMIIFDDYDFSFADNPFQNTKVGIDAFVSVFFGKIQFIHKSHQILLKKLFS
- a CDS encoding CHAT domain-containing protein — encoded protein: MNPRVRRVSLVIAALPLAGAISLEQALAQPIIPATDGTGTLVNVNGDSFDITGGKLSSQGENLFHSFNQFDLNQGEIANFLSTPNIQNILGRVVGGDVSVINGLIQVTGGNSNLFLMNPAGIVFGNNASLNVPASFTATTANSIGFGNNLFNAVGNNNYAALEGNPNTFVFTATQPGAIVNTGNLAVGQGKNLTLLGGTVVNTGQLLAPEGNLTVAAVPGGKSVRISQPGNVLSLEVVTQNFNPQSPISNPPSVPQLLTGGKVGNATKLTVNSKGQVVLTGSGVAIPTDTGTAIVAGNLDTSGETGGKVQVLGEKVGLVSANINASGSLGGGTVLIGGDYQGKGTVPNASRTYVSADSSINVDSKNNGNGGRAIIWSDKATEFYGNISARGGKISGDGGFVEVSGKESLTFKGAVDTLAPQGKAGTLLLDPLNITITDQSAGPGAQDGQLTDSTILEGDAPANFIISETELENASASGNVILQATNNITINDLTTDGILDFDFGPGTSITFTADANNDGVGSFVMQNPANSIQTNGRDITISGASITVGSINTDSGNIQLTSNNGAIATGNLDTSSFYANSGNILLNATNGNILTGDLTSSATEGDGGLVSLTTNTGTITVNGDIDSSSTSSFQSIGGAVTLEAGSNITTGAINSFAEADIFSLGDNPGATGGNVKITAGGNITTDAINSSAVVTLDGSDILFDAIGGSVTLDAQGSIQTGDIDSSATDPIVATGGAVNFTAKDDIITGNINSSATVNPPSADLVTNALGGLVSLTTDSNITFNTITTQAKEQVDGIDGSLIGGNATISSLGVVKGLNIIGGTSATILTSGVTQGGSVIIQHDGGQDNFQFIVGDATNNGTAGAIDTGGSSGNGALISSSPTQIIPSIDTLIPNNNTFEVGNPSVDGIQITFINQAPTLTANTLLTATQQNQSITFTVASLNPSITDANSDFTSIRIDAINGGTLTKQDGTVIVPGTILSLSDVLIYTPPAGATGLLNAFTISASDRVSFSAPQQLTINVAEPIPTPIPTPIPTPIPTPIPTPIPTPIPTPIPTPIPTPSPTPFSSELSPPQETPLTRIPATRTLASVEIDPVVAQIDQEFTRQFQEYLGLAPDIPLKTLDEAREILNEIEKATGVKPALIYVAFVPATVTPGTAADKSQLLYPASQSDILWQFNSQGLAINQLAQIPAQSSNNPLPQDNDQLELVIVTGKKPPIRRRVTGVTRRQVLKVAQEFRSEITKPLKSNRYLNSSQQLYKWLIAPVKADLEASKIDNLVFLMDTGLRSLPVAALHDGQQFLVEKYSVGLMPSLSLTDTRYRDIKKTQVLAMGAAKFTDQNPLPAVPVELSIIASSLWSGKSFLNDAFTLKNLKTQRQQEPFGIVHLGTHGEFKSGEPSNSYIQLWDTKLRLDQLRELGWNDPPVELLVLSACRTALGDEQAELGFAGLSVQAGVKSALASLWYVSDEGTLGLMTEFYEQLKKAPIKAEAVRQAQVAMLKGKVRLEGGQLRTLNGSFPLPPSMAELGNRSLEHPFYWAAFTMIGNPW